GCGCTGTACTGACAGACGGTGTAGAGCGGCGTGCCGGTGGCGGCGACCTTGGCGGAGCCGCCCAGGTCGGGCAGGTCGATGATGGCGGCCGCCTCGACCACATTGGCGCCAAGGCGCTGCAGCAGCTTGATGGCGGCCAGCATGGTGCCGCCGGTGGCAATCAGGTCGTCCACCAGCAGGACGCGCTGGCCGGTGCGCACGGAGTCCGTGTGCATTTCGACCGACGCGTTGCCATACTCCAGCGAGTACTCCTCGGCCACGGTGCGGAACGGCAGCTTGCCCTTCTTGCGCACCGGCACGAAGCCCAGATTGAGTTCGTAGGCCAGCACGCTGCCCACGATGAAGCCGCGCGCATCCACGCCAGCCACCAGGTCCAGGCGCTGGCGCATGTAGCGATAGACGAAGAGATCAATAAGCACCCGGAACGCGCGCGGGTCCTGCAGCACGGGCGTGATGTCGCGAAAAATGACACCGGGTTGGGGCCAGTCTGGAACGCTGCGGATGGTGCGCCGGATGTACTCGGCGTTGTCGGTCTGCATGGAAGACGGCCCTGAAGAATTGAAGCAAGGCGAACTATAACCTCGCAACCGCGCTTAAGCCAGGGTTGCCGCCCCCGATGACAATTCACATTGCTGTAGCCGGCCGTCCTGCAGCGCGTAGCGGCGATCGACCGCCCCTGCGGGCAACGCCGCGTGGGTGGCCAGCACCACGGCGCGTCCCTGCACGGCGCCCGCCAGATCGCTGAAGAATGCCGCTTCGGCCTCGGCGTCCAGACCAGCCGTCGGCTCGTCCAGCACAATGACCGCGGCCGGCGACAACAGCGCACGCGCCAGGCACAAGCGACGCGCCTGCCCGGCCGACAGCTGCGAACCCGTCTCCCCCGCCCAGGTGTCCAGGCCATCCGGCAGGCCGCGCACGAAGTCGCCCAGCCTCGCGGCGTCCAGCGCGCGCCACAGGGCGGCGTCGTCCGCCTTGGGATCGCCGATCAGCAGGTTGGTGCGCAGGGTTCCCAGGAATACCGGAGCATCCTGCGACAGCAGCGCGATGCGCCGGTGCCAATCCGCCTGTGTACAGGCGCGCGCATCGCAGCCGCCGAAACGCACCTGCCCCGCCTGCGGATCCTCCAGTCGCAGGAGCAGGTGCAGCAGGGTCGACTTGCCCGCGCCGCTGGGCCCCACGATGGCGATCCGCTCGCCGGGCGCCACACGCAGGCTGACGCCGTCGAGCACGGGCGGGCTCGCGGACGCTCCTCGGGCGGAATAGGCAAAGCGCACGCCGTCCAGCTCCAGCACGCCGCTGTCGGGCAAGACGCTGGGCGCTGCCGGATCCTGCATGTCCGGCTCGCTTTGCGTGACTTCCCGGATGCGTCCCGCCGCCGAAATGGCCGAGCCCATGCGCGATGCGCCCCGCATGATCGGGCCAGCCACTTCGAAAATTCCGATGACCGCCAGCAACAACCCGGCCAGCGTGGGGCCTTCGATGCGCCCTCCCTCCAGCGTGTCCAGGCCGAACCAGAGCAAAGCCAGCACCGATGCGCCGGCGGCGGCCTGCAGGAAGAACTGTCCCCGCGCCGCCACCCGCGCCTGGCTACGGCGGGCGAACGCGCTGGCTTCGCATAGACGCTCGAAATGCGCGGCTGTCTGCGCCTGCGCGTGCAGGGCCACCATGTCGGCATGCCCTTCCACCGCGTCCAGCGTCGCCGCGCGCAGTCCCGCCGCGCTCTCCTGGGCCGCCGCGCCGGGCTTGCGCGCGGCGCGCAGCAGCCACAAGGGCACCAGCACGCATGCGACCAGCAAGGCCAGGGCCAGCGCCAGCGCGGCCGCGGGCACCCACGATCCCAACACCGCGGTCAACACCGCACCCGCCAGGATGGCGGTAACCAAGGGCGCCACCACAAACAGGAAAACCGTATCGAGCGCATCTACGTCGCCCGTCATGCGTGCAACCAGATCGCCGTCGCGATAGCGCGCCAATTGCCGCGGCGTTAGGCGGATCAACGCCGAGAACACCTTCGCGCGCAGGTCAGCCAGCAGGCGCAGCGTGGCGGAATGGCCCACCACGCGGTCGGCGTAACGCGCCACGATGCGCAGGAACGACAGGCCGCGCACCAGCGCCGATGGCGCAAACAGATTGAACGCGCCGCCCGCCCCCGCCAGCGCCGCGCCGGTCAGGAACCAGCCCGACACGCCCAGCAGGCCCACGCCGGCGGCCACGGTCGCCAGTGCGCAGAACAATGCGAGCAAAAGCCCGCTTTTACGGCGCGCATACAGCGGCAGGAGCAACAACAGGTTCTTCATGCGTCTTCCACTTTTCCGCCAACCACTCGCAGCGTCCGACCCAGCCGGGCCGCCACCGCGGGCGCGTGCGTCGCCAGCAGCAAGGTGCGGCCGGCGGAGAAAGCCAGGATCTCGTCCAGCACGCGCGCCTGCGTGGCTTCGTCCAGATGCGCCGTGGGTTCGTCCAGCAGGATCAAGCCCGGATCGCGCAGGAACAGACGCGCCAGCGCGACGCGCTGCGCCTGGCCCCCGGACAGGCCGTGCCCGCGGCCGCCCAGTTGCGTCGCCAGCCCTTGCGGCAGGGCCTCGGCGAACTCCAGCACGCAGGCGCGGCGCGCGGCGGCCTGCACCTCGGCATCGGAAGCGTCGGGACGGCCCAGGCGGATGTTGTCGGCGATGGAGCCTGTCAGCAACTGCGGCTTCTGCCCGATCAACGCCACGCGCTGGCGCAGCGCCGCCTCGCCCCAATCGGGCAAGGGCACGCCGTCGACGCTGATGTCGCCCTGGAACGGACGCAGGCGTGCGACCGCCTCGATCAGGGAGGACTTGCCGATGCCGCTGGGGCCCATCAGCGCGGCATGCTCGCCCGGCGCCAGCGCCAGACTGGCATCCGTCAGCACCGCCTGGCTGCGGCCGGGCGCGTCCAGGTTCAAGCCCGCAATGACAAGGGCCGCGCCCGCAGCACGGCGTTCGCGAACGTGTCCGGGATCTGCGGCGGCCTTGCCTGCGCCAGGCACGCCACCGGTTGCAGCATCGCCGGCCTGCGGCAAGCCATCGAACAGCAGGGAGATCTGCGAAACTGCCGCGAGCGCCGCCGCACGGTCGTGATAGTGCGCCGCGAACTGGCGCAACGGCGCATAGACCTCCGGCGCCATGAGCAAACAGAACAGCCCTGCCTGCAGGGTCAGCGGCGACCAGCGCAGGTCCAGGAATCCCAGGTAGGTCAATCCGATATAGACCGCCACCCCGGCCACGCCCAGCGCCGCGAAGAACTCCAGCACCGCCGATGAAAGAAAGGCGATGCGCAGCACCGACATCGTGCGTTGGCGCAACGCGTCGCTGGCCGCCACGACGGACTCGGCTTCGGCCTCCGCGCGGCCATAGAGTTTCAGGGTGGACAGACCGCGCAGCCGATCGGCAAAGAAGCCCGACAAGCGCGCAAAGGCGCGCAGGTGGCGGCGGCTTGCGCCTTGGGCGCCCCAGCCCACCAAGGCCATGAACAAGGGAATCAGCGGCGCCGTGATCAGCAGGACCAGCCCGGCAATCACGTCCATCGGCAGCAGCACCACCGAGAAAGCAACCGGCAGCATGGCGGCCGCCGCCATGGCGGGCAGGTACTTGGCGAAAAACCCGTCCAGGGCCTCGACCTGGTCCACCACCGCACTCGCCAGTTCTCCCGACGCCTGCCCTCGGCTCCAGTACGGCCCCTTCTGCACCAAACGCCGGAAAAGCGACAGTCGCACATGGCGCTTGATACGCTCGGCCGCGTCCGCGCCTGCGCGCTCGCCCGCCCAGGTGATGCAGGCGCGCACCAGCATGAGTCCCGCGATGGCCAGGATGTCGCCCAGCAGCTCCTGCCGGGGCGCCTGCCTGACGATGGCCGCATCGAGCACGCTGGCCAGCAGCCAGGCCTGCACCACCAGCAGGGCGCCGCTGACCAGGGGCGCGGCGCCCGCCAGCATCAGCGGCAGCCTGGCCGTCTTGGCGAGCGCCATCAACCACCGCGACTGTTCGCGCGGCGGTTTGTTCAGGGTTGCCGAGGGATCGTGCTCGAGGCTGCTAGCGCCGCCGCTCACTCGTCGTCGCGGCTGGCGCGCGGATCATGGGTATGACCCTCGCGCAGCTCGAACCACATTGCATTGAGGATGGCGAAGGCGCACGCCAGGCCCAGACCGAGTATCCACGAGAAATACCACATGGTGGAGGCTCCTTTATCAGTATGAGTTGGGCGTGTCGCCGACCGATTCATGGGTGACCTTGCCGCGCATGACGCGGTAGACCCAGGCGGTGTAGACGGTCACGATGGGCAGGAAGATGGCGACCGCGATCACCATGATCCACAGCGTCAAGTGGCTGGACGAACCGTCCCAAATGGTCAGGCCGGCCTGCGGCTTGGTCGACGAGGGCATGATGAACGGGAAGAGCGAAAAGCCCACCGTCAGAATCACGCCGGCGATCGACACCGACGAGGCCAGAAACGCCAGCACGTTGGCGCGCACGCTCAGCAGCAGCGCCACCAGGACGGCGCCGCCCACGCCCAGCGCAGGCGCGATCCACATCAGCGGCCATTTCGCGTAGTTGGCCATCCAGGCGCCGTTCTGCACCGCCACGGTCTTGAGCATCGGATCCGACGGGCCGGCCATGTCCACCGCGCTGGTGATCACATGGCCAGGCAAGCCGCCCGCCACCCAGAACCCGCCCGCCGCGAACAACGCCGCGGTCAGCAAGGCGCACAGCCTGCCCCAGTTGCGGGCACGCGACGAAATCGGATCTTCGGTGCGCCAGGCCAGCAGTACGGCGCCATGCATGGCCAGCATCACCACGCTGAGCACGCCGGCCAACAGCGCGAACGGCATGAACAACTGGTAGAAGTGGCCTTCATAGATCGGACGCAGGGTCACCGGATCGAACGTGAACGGCACGCCCAGGATGATGTTGCCCATGGCCACGCCGAACACCAGCGAGGCCACCACGCCCGAGAAACAGAGCACGCCGTCCCAGCGGTTGCGCCAGCTGGTGCCTTCCATCTTGCTGCGGTACTTGAAGCCGACCGGCCGCAGGATCAGCGCGATCAGCACCAGCATCATCGCCAGGTAGAACCCGGAGAACGACGCGGCGTACAGCAAGGGCCATGCGGCGAAAATGGCGCCGCCCGCGGTGATGAGCCAGACCTGGTTGCCTTCCCAGACCGGTCCCACCACGTTGATCACCACCCGGCGCTCGGCGTCGGTCTTGGCAACCACCGGCAGCAGCGCAGCCACGCCCAGGTCAAAGCCGTCCATGACGGCAAAGCCGATGAGCAATGCGCCCAGCAGCACCCACCAGACCACGCGCAGCGTGCCGTAGTCGAAAGGAATAAGAGTATCCATCGCTGTCTCTCCTTCAGGCCCGCACGGCAGCGTGCACAGGATCGGCGGCGGCAGCTCCGGGCGCCGGCCCATCGGATTTCGGTCCCTTCCTCACGGCGTGCAGCATCACCTTCACGCCGATGATCAGCAACACCGTGTACAGCACCAGGAATATCGTCAGGCTGATGGCCAGGTCGACGATGGTCAGGCCGGAAGCCGCGTAGTAGGTCGGCAGCACGCCTTCGATCACCCAGGGCTGGCGGCCGTATTCGGCCACGAACCAGCCGCTTTCGATGGCCACCCAGGGCAACGGCAAGCTCCACAACGCCACCTTGAGCAGGCCGCGCCGGCTGTCCAGCCGCCCGCGCGAGGCCAGCCAGAAGGCCACGCCGAAGAACAGGATCAGATACATGCCCACCGCGACCATGATGCGGAACGCCCAGAACAGTGGCGCCACGTTGGGCACGGTATCGACGGCGGCCTTCTTGATGTCGTCTTCGGTGACCTTGCTCATGTCGGGCTGATAGCGCTTGACCAGCAGCGCATAGCCCAGGTCGGGCCAGGTCTTGTCAAAGACCATGCGCGCATCCACGTCCTTGGGATTGGCGCGGATCTTCTGCAAGGCTTCATACGCCACCATGCCGTCGCGAATGCGATTCTCGGCACGACGTATCAGGTCGTCGATGCCCAGCAGCGGCGTGGTGAGCGAACGCGTGCCGATGATGCCCATGACGTAGGGGATCTCGATGGCGAAGTCGTTCTTGCGCTCGGCCTGGTTGGGGATGGCGATCAGGTTGAAGGACGCAGGGGCCGGCTCGGTGTGCCACATGGACTCGATGGCCGCGATCTTCATCTTCTGGTGTTCGGTGGTGAGATAGCCGCTTTCGTCCCCCAGCACCACGACCGACAACGCCGAGGCCAGGCCGAAGCTGGCGGCGACCGCCATCGAGCGCTTGGCCAGGTCGATGTGGCGGCCCTTCAGCAGGTACCAGGCGCTGATCGACATGACGAACATCGCGCCCGCGACGTAGCCTGCGCTGACCGTGTGCACGAACTTGGCCTGTGCCACCGGGTTGAAGATCACCGCGGCGAAGTCGGTCATCTCCATGCGCATGGTGTCGGGATTGAAGATCGAACCGACCGGATTCTGCATCCAGCCGTTGGCGATCAGGATCCACAGCGCCGAGAAGTTGGTGCCGAACGCCACCAGCCAGGTCACGATCAAGTGGCTGACCTTGGACATGCGGTTCCAGCCGAAGAAGAACAGGCCGACGAAGGTCGCTTCCAGGAAGAAGGCCATCAGCCCTTCGAGCGCCAGCGGCGCGCCGAAGATGTCGCCTACGTAATGGCTGTAGTAGGACCAGTTCATGCCGAACTGGAACTCCATCACGACGCCTGTGGCAACGCCCAATGCGAAGTTGATGCCGAAGAGGGTGCCCCAGAACATCGTCATCCGCTTCCAGATGGCGCGGCCAGTCATGACGTACACGCTTTCCATGATGGCCAGAATGAACGACAGGCCTAGCGTGAGCGGGACGAAGAGGAAGTGGTAGAGCGCGGTCGCGGCGAACTGGAATCGCGACAGATTTACGACGTCGAGATCAATCATTGGGTCGCTCCCAAGCAGTTGAGGTGCCGCGGCAACCGGCATGGTTCCCAGGCCGTCTCTCGCGCCATGTTACGAGCGTTGCATACAACTTCATAGAGGTTTCCTGAAAAATCGGGGCGGATCAGGTTCAGCCCTTGCCCCGCAATTTGCCGGCGAAGCCCAGCACCTTCTGCACTTTCGAACCGAGCTTCATCAGGTTCTGCAGGGTTTCTGGCGGCAGTCGTTGAACCTCATCGAACCATCCGGTAGACAGTTCGATGAGCTCCAGCATGTCGTTCATGCGCTGTTGCGCGTACGCCTCATCCGGACCCGACGGGGGTTCCAACAGGGTGTCCCGCAGCAGGGTCAGCGTGGGATCGATTTCGCGCTTGCGCTTTTCTTCCATCAGGATGCGGAAGATCTCCCAGACGTCCTTGGGAGTTTCGAAGTAGTCGCGGCGGTCGCCGACTTGATGCATGAGCTTGACCAGCCGCCAGGACTGCAGCTCCTTCAGCCCCAGGCTGACGTTGGAGCGCGAGAAGCCGAGGGTTTCGGCGATGTCATCGGCGTTCAGCGGCTTGGGCGACAGGAACAGGAGGGCGTAGATCTGGCCGACCGTGCGGTTCACGCCCCACCGGCTGCCCATTTCGCCGAAATGCAGGACGAATCGTTCGTTTTGAGGGGACAGGGCCATGGATCGCGCTACGCCGGCAAGACCAGGACGCGTCGTCCTGGCCGATAAG
The sequence above is drawn from the Achromobacter xylosoxidans genome and encodes:
- a CDS encoding adenine phosphoribosyltransferase; the encoded protein is MQTDNAEYIRRTIRSVPDWPQPGVIFRDITPVLQDPRAFRVLIDLFVYRYMRQRLDLVAGVDARGFIVGSVLAYELNLGFVPVRKKGKLPFRTVAEEYSLEYGNASVEMHTDSVRTGQRVLLVDDLIATGGTMLAAIKLLQRLGANVVEAAAIIDLPDLGGSAKVAATGTPLYTVCQYSADTPA
- the cydC gene encoding thiol reductant ABC exporter subunit CydC; amino-acid sequence: MKNLLLLLPLYARRKSGLLLALFCALATVAAGVGLLGVSGWFLTGAALAGAGGAFNLFAPSALVRGLSFLRIVARYADRVVGHSATLRLLADLRAKVFSALIRLTPRQLARYRDGDLVARMTGDVDALDTVFLFVVAPLVTAILAGAVLTAVLGSWVPAAALALALALLVACVLVPLWLLRAARKPGAAAQESAAGLRAATLDAVEGHADMVALHAQAQTAAHFERLCEASAFARRSQARVAARGQFFLQAAAGASVLALLWFGLDTLEGGRIEGPTLAGLLLAVIGIFEVAGPIMRGASRMGSAISAAGRIREVTQSEPDMQDPAAPSVLPDSGVLELDGVRFAYSARGASASPPVLDGVSLRVAPGERIAIVGPSGAGKSTLLHLLLRLEDPQAGQVRFGGCDARACTQADWHRRIALLSQDAPVFLGTLRTNLLIGDPKADDAALWRALDAARLGDFVRGLPDGLDTWAGETGSQLSAGQARRLCLARALLSPAAVIVLDEPTAGLDAEAEAAFFSDLAGAVQGRAVVLATHAALPAGAVDRRYALQDGRLQQCELSSGAATLA
- the cydD gene encoding thiol reductant ABC exporter subunit CydD; its protein translation is MSGGASSLEHDPSATLNKPPREQSRWLMALAKTARLPLMLAGAAPLVSGALLVVQAWLLASVLDAAIVRQAPRQELLGDILAIAGLMLVRACITWAGERAGADAAERIKRHVRLSLFRRLVQKGPYWSRGQASGELASAVVDQVEALDGFFAKYLPAMAAAAMLPVAFSVVLLPMDVIAGLVLLITAPLIPLFMALVGWGAQGASRRHLRAFARLSGFFADRLRGLSTLKLYGRAEAEAESVVAASDALRQRTMSVLRIAFLSSAVLEFFAALGVAGVAVYIGLTYLGFLDLRWSPLTLQAGLFCLLMAPEVYAPLRQFAAHYHDRAAALAAVSQISLLFDGLPQAGDAATGGVPGAGKAAADPGHVRERRAAGAALVIAGLNLDAPGRSQAVLTDASLALAPGEHAALMGPSGIGKSSLIEAVARLRPFQGDISVDGVPLPDWGEAALRQRVALIGQKPQLLTGSIADNIRLGRPDASDAEVQAAARRACVLEFAEALPQGLATQLGGRGHGLSGGQAQRVALARLFLRDPGLILLDEPTAHLDEATQARVLDEILAFSAGRTLLLATHAPAVAARLGRTLRVVGGKVEDA
- the cydX gene encoding cytochrome bd-I oxidase subunit CydX, producing the protein MWYFSWILGLGLACAFAILNAMWFELREGHTHDPRASRDDE
- the cydB gene encoding cytochrome d ubiquinol oxidase subunit II; this encodes MDTLIPFDYGTLRVVWWVLLGALLIGFAVMDGFDLGVAALLPVVAKTDAERRVVINVVGPVWEGNQVWLITAGGAIFAAWPLLYAASFSGFYLAMMLVLIALILRPVGFKYRSKMEGTSWRNRWDGVLCFSGVVASLVFGVAMGNIILGVPFTFDPVTLRPIYEGHFYQLFMPFALLAGVLSVVMLAMHGAVLLAWRTEDPISSRARNWGRLCALLTAALFAAGGFWVAGGLPGHVITSAVDMAGPSDPMLKTVAVQNGAWMANYAKWPLMWIAPALGVGGAVLVALLLSVRANVLAFLASSVSIAGVILTVGFSLFPFIMPSSTKPQAGLTIWDGSSSHLTLWIMVIAVAIFLPIVTVYTAWVYRVMRGKVTHESVGDTPNSY
- a CDS encoding cytochrome ubiquinol oxidase subunit I, with the protein product MIDLDVVNLSRFQFAATALYHFLFVPLTLGLSFILAIMESVYVMTGRAIWKRMTMFWGTLFGINFALGVATGVVMEFQFGMNWSYYSHYVGDIFGAPLALEGLMAFFLEATFVGLFFFGWNRMSKVSHLIVTWLVAFGTNFSALWILIANGWMQNPVGSIFNPDTMRMEMTDFAAVIFNPVAQAKFVHTVSAGYVAGAMFVMSISAWYLLKGRHIDLAKRSMAVAASFGLASALSVVVLGDESGYLTTEHQKMKIAAIESMWHTEPAPASFNLIAIPNQAERKNDFAIEIPYVMGIIGTRSLTTPLLGIDDLIRRAENRIRDGMVAYEALQKIRANPKDVDARMVFDKTWPDLGYALLVKRYQPDMSKVTEDDIKKAAVDTVPNVAPLFWAFRIMVAVGMYLILFFGVAFWLASRGRLDSRRGLLKVALWSLPLPWVAIESGWFVAEYGRQPWVIEGVLPTYYAASGLTIVDLAISLTIFLVLYTVLLIIGVKVMLHAVRKGPKSDGPAPGAAAADPVHAAVRA
- a CDS encoding GbsR/MarR family transcriptional regulator, which produces MALSPQNERFVLHFGEMGSRWGVNRTVGQIYALLFLSPKPLNADDIAETLGFSRSNVSLGLKELQSWRLVKLMHQVGDRRDYFETPKDVWEIFRILMEEKRKREIDPTLTLLRDTLLEPPSGPDEAYAQQRMNDMLELIELSTGWFDEVQRLPPETLQNLMKLGSKVQKVLGFAGKLRGKG